One genomic region from Verrucomicrobiia bacterium encodes:
- a CDS encoding glycosyltransferase family 9 protein — protein MFGVKAASLVTENFSRILLVKPSAVGDVVHTIPLLVKLRARYPQARIDWFITPENADLVRHHPALSGVVLFNRRSFASFGRNWRATTGPFELLRQLRRTRYDLVIDMHGQFRTAAFVRASGAPVRIGFDRPIKRLPTETVHHELHNVPLHGWAGAREGSWLAYTHRIPIPTLDVHAIDRYLWVGKMLGLDSEPPDLRIYLSPEMEGRVAQLLVRHGLKEFAVLAPGTMWETKHWLPERFAETGRLLTQRGLGIVVVGTSRDKDRCRIVTDLCPGAVDLSGQTSVGELAAIIKRSKVAVTNDSGSMHLAVAMETPVVSIFGPTNPVHIGPYGQPGAVVRLDLPCSPCNYRRLSQCPFGHKCMEQLTAAMVLDRIDSLPPISLEASRR, from the coding sequence GTGTTCGGAGTGAAGGCTGCATCACTGGTCACCGAGAATTTTTCACGCATTCTGCTGGTCAAACCGTCAGCGGTTGGTGATGTCGTTCATACGATCCCGCTGCTGGTAAAGTTGCGCGCGCGCTACCCGCAAGCGCGCATCGACTGGTTCATTACGCCGGAGAACGCCGATCTGGTCCGTCATCATCCCGCACTGTCTGGCGTGGTGCTTTTCAACCGGCGCAGCTTCGCGTCCTTCGGTCGCAACTGGCGGGCCACCACCGGCCCTTTTGAATTGCTCCGGCAGTTGCGGCGCACCCGCTACGATTTGGTGATCGATATGCACGGCCAGTTCCGGACGGCGGCGTTTGTTCGTGCCTCTGGGGCGCCCGTGCGCATTGGATTTGATCGACCAATCAAGCGCTTGCCCACGGAAACGGTCCATCATGAACTTCACAACGTTCCCTTGCATGGCTGGGCCGGCGCGCGTGAAGGTTCCTGGCTGGCGTATACCCATCGCATTCCGATTCCCACGCTGGACGTGCATGCCATCGACCGTTACCTCTGGGTCGGGAAAATGCTCGGTCTGGACAGTGAACCACCCGATCTGCGCATTTATTTGTCGCCCGAAATGGAGGGCCGGGTGGCGCAGTTGCTGGTCCGTCATGGCTTGAAAGAGTTTGCCGTACTGGCGCCAGGCACGATGTGGGAAACCAAGCACTGGTTGCCGGAGCGCTTTGCCGAAACCGGACGGCTCTTGACCCAGCGAGGGCTGGGCATTGTAGTGGTGGGCACTTCACGCGACAAAGACCGGTGTCGAATCGTGACGGACCTGTGCCCGGGTGCGGTCGATTTGTCCGGGCAAACCAGTGTCGGTGAACTGGCTGCCATCATCAAGCGATCCAAGGTGGCCGTCACCAATGATTCCGGTTCCATGCATCTCGCCGTAGCGATGGAGACACCCGTCGTCAGTATTTTTGGACCAACCAACCCAGTGCATATCGGGCCCTATGGACAGCCGGGCGCGGTGGTGCGGCTGGATCTGCCGTGTTCGCCGTGCAACTATCGCCGGCTAAGTCAGTGCCCGTTCGGGCATAAGTGCATGGAGCAGTTGACGGCCGCGATGGTGCTGGATCGCATCGACTCCCTGCCTCCGATTTCACTGGAAGCCAGTCGTCGCTGA